GATTTGAACGGCGTTCAACGCGGCGCCCTTTCGAAGATTGTCGGATACGACCCACAGATTGAGTCCGTTCGTCACCGAGGCATCTTCGCGGATGCGGCCGACGTAGACGTCGTCTTTCCCCGTCGCGTCCAATGGCATGGGATAGAGTTTCTTCAACGGGTCGTCGTAGACCAGCACCCCCGGCATCGCCGCCAGCGCCGCGCGAGCCTCATTGGGAGTCAACGGCTTCTCCAACTCCACATTGATGGACTCGGAATGGCAGCGCAACACCGGTACCCGCACCGTGGTGGACGTCACCCGCATCTTGGGTGCATCCAGAATCTTTCTCGTCTCTCTGACAATCTTGATTTCTTCGGAGCACTCACCGCCCTCGGAAAATGACCCGATATGCGGCAATAGATTGAAGGCAATCTGATAGGGATAAACTTCGGCCTTCACCTCGCGAAAGGCCATCAGCGCCCTCGTCTGGTCCAGCAACTCGTCCATCGCCGCGGCGCCGGTCCCTGACACCGACTGGAAGGTCGTTACCACCACTCGCTTCACCCCAACCGCATCATGCAGCGGCTTGAGCGCCATGACCAACGGAGTCGTTGTGCAATTGGGAATGGACACGATCCCCCGGGGAAGCGATCGCAACGCCGAGGCATTCACTTCCGGCACCACCAGCGGCACTTGCGGATCCATCCGAAAGACCCCACTGTCGTCGATAACCACGACCCCAGCCGCACCCAGGCGAGGGCCATACTCCTTACTGATGGCATCCGTCGCGGAGATGAAGGCGAAATCAACGCCGGCAAAAGACGAGGACTCGGTCAATTCTTCAACCGTCCACTCCTTGCCCTGACAGGTCATCACTTCGCCGGCGGAGCGCTTCGACGCAAACAGCCGGAGTGCAGCCAGCGGGAAGTTTCGCTCTTCGAGAATTTCCAGACTCTCCTTGCCGACCGCGCCGGTCGCGCCAAGAATGGCCACAGTGTAGGCGGACTTTTTCTTAAGCATGTGACGAATCCTATTCCAGCGAGAGGGCACGAATACGGTGATTAAAGGTGTCGGCGATCAAGAGTGTCCGCTCGCCATCCGCGACAATACCGAAGGGATAGCACAACCCTGCGTCCAATGCCGATCCGCCGTCACCGACAGACGAGGCAGACCCGGTACCGGCCATGCGCGTCAAGTGACCCGTGGTGCGGTCCCATCGACGGATCAGGTGGCTGTCAGAATCAGTCAGAAATAGATTGCCTTCTCGATCCAGCGCAATCCCTGAGGGCCGGGAGACACTTGGAGACGGTGGATCATCGGGCGACTGATAGCGATAACTTCCTCCATCACCGACCGCCGTCGCAATCATACCGGTGACAAGATCGACGGATCGGATGCGACTATTGAACGTATCGGCAATATAGAGCGTCCCCGCCGCGACCGCTAACCCGCTGGGCCCGGCAAGGCTCGATTCCACCGCCGGTTTACCGTCTCCATCGTATGCCGCCGATCCCATTCCTGCGACCGTACGGATCATCCCGGTCTTCAGGTCGACGGCCCGCACTCGGTTATTACTCTGATCGGCAATATATAACTGCCCCTGCGCGTCGACCGCCAAGGCGGCCGGTTCGTTCAGGGCCGCACGATCAGCCGGCCCGCCGTCGCCGGAAAACCGTGCCTGCCCGGTGCCGGCCATCGTCGTGATGATCCCGGTCTGGGCATCCACGCGGCGAACTCGATGGTTCATCATATCGGCGATGTACAGATGGCCCTGCGCATCAATGGCGACCGCTGTGGGGAAATTAAGCAGCGCTTCCGTGGCGGGTCCGCCGTCTCCGCCGTACCGTTTCGGGGCCGCGGCTCCGACGAGATAGCGCACTGTCCCACTCAGATCCGTCTGTTGAGTAAACTGCTCCGTCGTCTTGTGGCTCGTCTCGGCTAAGGGGTCAATGTCTTCCTCAGGGACCAGATCGCCACCACCCAAGGGAGGAGTCGACGCGACTGCTTCAGGTGCGCAGCCGACCACAGTGGAAATCAGGCCAGTGACGCAATCCACTCGCCTCACGACGTGGTTTTCAGAATCTGCAACAAAGAGATTTCCCTGGCGATCGATCGCCAGGCCCTTCGGCTCATTCAGGCACGCCTGCGAGGCCGGCCCGCCGTCACCGCTGAACCCGGGCTCGCCAGTGCCAGCCCGCGTCGCAAGAGTCCAGGATGTGAACAAGGTTGCCATGCGAGAGTCCCGCCTCAGTTTAAATTGCGAAGAATGGCGTCGCCCATCTCGGTCGTGCCGACGACTCTGGTTCCCGGGCTCTGAATGTCCTTGGTGCGGTACCCCATATCGAGAGTCTTGACGATGGCCTGCTCGATTGCTTCGGCTTCTTTCTCGAGCTTGAACGCGTAGGACAACATCATGCCCACAGAGGCAATCGTCGCAATGGGATTCGCGATGTTCTTTCCCGCGATATCGGGCGCGCTACCATGGATCGGCTCGAACAATCCGACCTTGGCGCCGATACTGGCCGACGGCAGCATGCCGATCGATCCGGTCAGCATGGCCGCTTCGTCACTCAGAATATCTCCGAAGATATTGTTGCACACCATGACATCGAACTGGCGCGGATTACGGACCAATTGCATCGCGGCATTGTCGACATAGATGTGATGCAATTCGACGTCCGGATAACTCTTCTGCACCTCGATCATCACCCGGCGCCACAACTCGGACGATTCCAGCACATTCGCCTTGTCGACCGACGTGACCTTCTTCCGCCGCTTGCGCGCCGCTTCGAAGGCCACCTTGCCGATCCGGCGAATCTCTTCGGTCGTGTAGACTTCCGTGTTCACTCCGCGCTCTTCCCCGTTCGGCAGCTTTTCAATCCCCTTCGGTTTCCCGAAATAGATGCCGCCGGTCAGCTCTCGCACGACGAGAATATCGATCCCCTCGATCACCTCGCGCTTCAACGTCGAGGCGTCAAGCAGATTGGGGTACACCTTGGCGGGACGTAAATTGGCATACAACCCTAAGGCCTCGCGGATAGCGAGCAGCGCCCGCTCAGGACGAAGGCTGTACTCCAACCCTTCCCATTTGGGCCCCCCAACGGCTCCCAGCAATACCGCGTCGCTTTGCTTGGCCAAGGCCAAGGTTTCGTGCGGCAGCGGCACACCCACTTTGTCGATCGCTTGTCCGCCGATGTCGGCCGAGGTGAATTCAAACGAGTGTTGATACTTCTCTCCGATAGCCTGTAACACCTTGACCGCTTCGGGAACAATCTCACGCCCGACTCCATCACCCGCTAAGACTGCAATCTTCGCTTTCACGTCACGCCACTCCTTCCTGCGAACAGACTGGACTCTCTACTCCTCGACCTGCTCATCCTCACTCCGCCAGGCCGGATCAACCAGACACAAAAATTCTATTTCCGTCGTACCAATGTTTTCCAGCGACTGATTCCCCCCGGGCGGCACGTACACGATGGATCCGCGTTCGACGAGCTCGGTCTCACTCCCGATACTGAAGCGGCCCTGCCCGGCGATAAAGTAGTACACCTCTGACGAAGCCAGCTTGTGCCGCTTAGACCGGCAGCCGGGAGCCAATCGGCCATGCGCAAGACTGTAACCCAGCTGCACCGGCTGCTTGGCCGGATGCAACAGTTCGCGAAGAACCGTGTGGTCTCCGGCAAGAAATTCAGGGCATTCCAAGAGAGTGCGCTTGAGCATGGGAGACCGCCCCAACCTGTCCGCAACGAGGCCAACCGCCACTTGCAGACACCAGGGGCCGTCACTCTAGCGTGGCGGGAACGATCAAATCAAGCGGACTTTCTGCTCCCCCTCCGCCTGCTTCGAGGCCATATACGCGAGTCGATTCAACGCATTGAGGTAGGCCCGGGCCGCGGCCATGATGATATCTGTATCCGCCCCATGACCCGAGACCGTGCGGCCGTCTTCCTCCACGCGCACGGAGACTTCTCCCTGCGCATCTGTCCCGCCGGTAATGGCGTTGACGCCGAACATCAACAGTTTACTCTTCGTCTTTGTGATGGCCGCAATCGTCCGATAGACCGCATCGACCGGCCCGTCGCCGGTGCCTGATTCCTTGATCACTTGTCCGTCAATGTTCAATTCCACCGTCGCTGTCGGTACGAGATTCGTGCCGCTTTCGACATGGAACGACTTCAACACAATCCGCTCGGTCATCTTGGCCAACTCTTCCGACACGATCACTTCTAAATCTTCTTCGAAAATTTCCTTCTTTTGATCGGCCAGCTTCTTGAAACGTTCAAAAGCATGGTTGAGCTCTTCCTCGCTGAGCTTGTACCCCAAATCATCCAATCGCTGCCGGAATGCATGACGCCCGGACAACTTGCCCATGACCATCTTGCTCTCGATCAACCCGATCGATTCCGGCCGCATGATTTCGTAGGTCGTCTTATCCTTCAACAGCCCGTCCTGGTGAATCCCGGACGTGTGAGCGAACGCATTCGCACCGACGATGGCCTTGTTCGGCTGCACGACCATGCCGGTAATCTTACTCACCAACCGGCTCGTCTTGGCAATCTCCTCCGTCCGGATGCCGGTATCGGCCTGATAAAAGTCCTTCCGGGTCCGGAGCCCCATGACGATTTCTTCAAGCGACGTGTTGCCGGCCCGTTCGCCGATCCCGTTGATCGTGCACTCCACTTGGCCCGCGCCATTGACGATCGCCGCTAAACTATTCGCCACAGCGACACCCAAGTCGTTGTGGCAGTGGACTGAAATCACGGCCTGCTTGGCATTCGGCACTTTGTCGAAAATCCCTTTGATCAACGCGCCGAACTCTTGCGGCACGGCATAGCCCACCGTATCGGGAATATTGATCGTTCCCGCCCCGGCGGCAATCACCGCTTCAATGACCTCATAGACGTAGGATTGGTCCGAGCGGCTCGCATCCATGAGGGAGAACTCCACGTCCGGCATATAGCTCCGCGCGCGCTGCACCATCTCGACCGCGCGCTTCCTGGCCTCTTCCCGCGTCATCCTGAACTGATGCTTCAAATGGATGTCGGACGTCGAGAGGAACGTATGAATCCTGGCCTTCGGCGCTCCTTTGAGCGCCTCCCAGGCTCGATCGATGTCCTCCGGACGAGCCCGCGCCAGACTGCAGACCGTCGGTCCCTCAACCTCCAACGCAATCCGGCGAACCGCCTCAAAATCTCCAGGCGAACTGTAGGCAAAACCGGCTTCGATGATATCGACCCCGAGCCGCGCCAGCTGCTTCGCCACCATGACTTTCTCTTCCACATTCATGCTGGCGCCGGGCGACTGTTCGCCGTCGCGCAACGTCGTATCGAAAATGCGAATCATCCGTTCCATGGTTTCTCCTCCCTCACGCTTCCATCAGGATGCTCAAACAGCCCCCCCGTTCTCACCCATTCAGCCCCGGCACGACGAGACACACCGCTCTGCGGGCAAGGCCGCAGAGAGGGCGATCCTCAAGGCGTACGGCAGCAGTACGTCGAAGGGGTCGAACGACCAAGAACACTGCAGGGGAGCTTTTTCAGCAGCCTCAAATAGAAAAAGCCTTCGCCCCCCCATTACGGTCAGGGACGAAGGCTTCGCGCGCTTCGTGGTACCACCCTGGTTCGGCAACGAATGACATATGGTCATCCATCACCCTTCATTAGCCCCTTACGGGGGCGAAGCGGAATCCATTACTCGAGGTTCACGGATTCGGCTCAGAGGCGAGTTCGGCGACACACAGACCGGCTTGCACCACCCGCCGGCTCTCTCAAATCTGTGCGGCTCGCGTACTACTCCTCGTCGTCGCCTTACGATTTGGGTTCTATCACAGGCTGGTCAGACTTGGAAAGAGGTTTCTTCCCAACGGCTTTCGCCATCAACCAGAACAATCGTTCGGTCGGTCCCATCAACGCATAGCCCGAAAATACCACAAACAGCATCACCTCAGGCCAGGCCGCAATCATCATGAGCGCAAGAATGCCCCACACTAGATAGGTAATCTGCTGGCGGCCTTTGAACTTCATATCCTTGAAGCTGCGATACTTCACGGTACTAACCATGAGGAAGGAAAGAGCGAGCGTGATGACCAACACCAACACCGGCTTCACTTCCGTCCCCATCCGGACAATATGATGGTCGAGAATCACCAGCGACGCGACCACTCCGGCAGCCGCGGGAATCGCCAACCCGGTGAAGTACTTGCTGTCAGCCAGCGCGACCGTTGAATTGAAACGCGCAAGCCGGACCGCCCCCATCGCGACATAGGCGAACATCACGGCGACACCAAACATACCTTGTCCGCTCAGCGCCCAGGAGTAGATCAGGAGACCCGGGGCGACACCGAACGACACCACATCGGACAGGGAGTCATACTCCAATCCGAAATGGCTCGTGCTGTTCGTCAGTCGGGCCGACTTTCCATCCAACACATCGAAAATCATTGCGACCAAAATGGCAATCGCTGCGGCCATATAGTTGGCATTGAAGACAGACAGGATGGCATAGACACCGCAAAACAGGTTCCCCGTCGTGAAGAGATTGGGAATCAGATGCATCGCCTGACGTTTCCGCGCTTCCTTCCCCAACGATTGTCGCAAGCCGTTTCCCTTCATCGTAGGTCTCCCAAGATGGTTGCTCCGCCTTTCACACGATCTCCAACGGCCACTCTGAGTTTCGTACCGATGGGAAGAAATGTGTCCATCCGCGAACCAAATCGGATCAAACCAAACCGCTCTCCGAGCTTTGCCCGATCTTTAGGGGAGACCCAGCAGACAATGCGCCGGGCAATGAGCCCCGCCACTTGCACGCACAAGACCTTTGCACCGCTGGCCGCTTGAATCATCAGCGCATTTTGCTCATTCTTGATCGTCGCCTCCGGCTTACTGGCGACCAAAAAGAGCCCCGGCTGGTACTGCACATCTTCAATGACCCCTTCGCAGGGAATCCGGTTGATGTGAACGTCGAACACATTCAGAAAGATCGTGACCCGGAGGCTGCGGTCCTTGAGATAGCGAGGCTCGAACTCTTCTTCGATGGCAATGATTTTCCCGTCGCCGGGCGCCACGATCAGTCCAGGGCCTTCCGGAATCACCCGCGCGGGGTTGCGGAAAAACCACGCCACGAACAGTGTCAGACCAGCCGCCACCGCGGCAACCGGCGTCCAACCCATCCATCCAGCACAGAGTGTAACGCCCGCTGCCGCACCGATGAAGGGAAACCCCTCTTTGGCAAACGGGACACCGACGGCACGATCAGCCACAGGGCTCGCCCCTTCTAGTTCTTGGTCTTATCGACCAGCTGATCTTTCTTCAGCCAGGGCATCATCGCCCGGAGCTTGGCCCCTACGGCCTCGATGGGATGCGCTTCGCCTTTGGCAAGCAACGCATTGTAGACAGGACGATTGGCTTGATTCTCAAGCACCCACTCTTTGGCAAACTGACCGGTCTGAATTTCACCGAGGATCTTCTTCATTTCCTGCTTCGTCTGCTCGGTCACCACTCGAGGCCCACGGGTAATATCCCCATACTTGGCCGTGGTGCTGATCGAATAGCGCATGTTGGCAATTCCGCCCTGATAAATCAGATCGACGATCAATTTCACTTCATGCAGACATTCGAAATAGGCCATCTCCGGCGAATAGCCCGCTTCCGTCAACGTCTCATAGCCCGCCTGAATGAGCGATGTCAGGCCGCCGCACAGCACGGCCTGCTCGCCGAACAGATCGGTCTCGGTCTCTTCACGGAAATTGGTTTCGATAATACCGGCGCGACCGCCGCCGACCGCACTCGCATAGGCCAGGCCCACCTGCCGTGTGGTCCCGCTCGGATCCTGGTGAACGGCGAGCAAACACGGCACGCCGCTGCCCTTGGTGTACTCAGACCGAACCAAGTGTCCGGGCCCCTTAGGAGCGACCATAAACACGTTGATGTTCGCCGGAGGCACGATCTGGCCGAAATGGATGTTGAACCCGTGCCCGAACGCGAGATAGGAACCGGGCTTCAGGTTCGGTGCAATGTCCTGACGATAAATAGCCGCCTGCATTTCATCGGGCGCCAGGATCATCACCACATCGGAAGCCTTGACGGCATCGGCGACCGGCATGACCTTGAGTCCGCTCTGCTCAGCTTTTTTCCATGATGCGCCTTCGCGCACACCGATCACCACATTGACGCCGCTCTCCTTCATATTGAGGGCATGCGCATGGCCCTGGCTGCCGTAGCCGATCACGGCGACCTTCTTATTGCGAATCTGCTGAATGTCGGCATCTTTGTCGTAATAAATCTTCATCATGAACTCCTCAGGAACGCCCTGTTTCAGAAATAGATAGCCCCGTAAACTCCAGACTACTCGCGCGCCACCTTCTTGGGCTGCACCGCGCTCGCTCGAATCGGCTCCCGCGCCACGGCCACTCGCCCGGTTCGAGTCAATTCCTTGATCCCAAGCGGCTGCAGGAGATTGATGATGGCTTCAATCTTTTTCGGATCGCCCGTGACCTCGATGGTATAGGTCGCCGGCGTCGAATCGATGACGTTGGCGCGAAAAATGTCCGCGATTCTTAGCGCCTCAGCACGATCTTCGGCCTTGGTATGCACCTTGATCAAGGCCGTCTCGCGCGACACGAACTCGCTCTCGTTCAGATCGACGACCTTGATCACGTCGATGAGCTTGTTAAGATGCTTCACGATCTGTTCGATGATGCGATCGTCGCCCGAGGTCACGATCGTCATCTGCGACATCGAAGGATCCAGCGTCGGCGCCACCGACAGACTCTCGATATTGAAACCCCGGCCACTGAACAGCCCGGCCACACGGGACAACACGCCAAACTTATTTTCGACCGTGACGGAAATGATGTGTTCCATATTCGAATGCCTTAGGCGGTCAGGACGGTATCGGTACCATCCGGCGTCACTTTGGATGTGCTCGCCTGTTTATTTTTCAACTCCGGCGGATCTTCCAAGATCATCTCGTGGTTACACCCTCCGGCCGGAATCATCGGATACACGTTTTCAAAACGATAGGTCGGCACATCCACAATCACCGGCCCGTCCAC
Above is a window of Nitrospira sp. DNA encoding:
- a CDS encoding aspartate-semialdehyde dehydrogenase, translated to MLKKKSAYTVAILGATGAVGKESLEILEERNFPLAALRLFASKRSAGEVMTCQGKEWTVEELTESSSFAGVDFAFISATDAISKEYGPRLGAAGVVVIDDSGVFRMDPQVPLVVPEVNASALRSLPRGIVSIPNCTTTPLVMALKPLHDAVGVKRVVVTTFQSVSGTGAAAMDELLDQTRALMAFREVKAEVYPYQIAFNLLPHIGSFSEGGECSEEIKIVRETRKILDAPKMRVTSTTVRVPVLRCHSESINVELEKPLTPNEARAALAAMPGVLVYDDPLKKLYPMPLDATGKDDVYVGRIREDASVTNGLNLWVVSDNLRKGAALNAVQIAECLVRD
- the leuB gene encoding 3-isopropylmalate dehydrogenase — encoded protein: MKAKIAVLAGDGVGREIVPEAVKVLQAIGEKYQHSFEFTSADIGGQAIDKVGVPLPHETLALAKQSDAVLLGAVGGPKWEGLEYSLRPERALLAIREALGLYANLRPAKVYPNLLDASTLKREVIEGIDILVVRELTGGIYFGKPKGIEKLPNGEERGVNTEVYTTEEIRRIGKVAFEAARKRRKKVTSVDKANVLESSELWRRVMIEVQKSYPDVELHHIYVDNAAMQLVRNPRQFDVMVCNNIFGDILSDEAAMLTGSIGMLPSASIGAKVGLFEPIHGSAPDIAGKNIANPIATIASVGMMLSYAFKLEKEAEAIEQAIVKTLDMGYRTKDIQSPGTRVVGTTEMGDAILRNLN
- a CDS encoding cupin domain-containing protein, translating into MLKRTLLECPEFLAGDHTVLRELLHPAKQPVQLGYSLAHGRLAPGCRSKRHKLASSEVYYFIAGQGRFSIGSETELVERGSIVYVPPGGNQSLENIGTTEIEFLCLVDPAWRSEDEQVEE
- a CDS encoding 2-isopropylmalate synthase, whose product is MERMIRIFDTTLRDGEQSPGASMNVEEKVMVAKQLARLGVDIIEAGFAYSSPGDFEAVRRIALEVEGPTVCSLARARPEDIDRAWEALKGAPKARIHTFLSTSDIHLKHQFRMTREEARKRAVEMVQRARSYMPDVEFSLMDASRSDQSYVYEVIEAVIAAGAGTINIPDTVGYAVPQEFGALIKGIFDKVPNAKQAVISVHCHNDLGVAVANSLAAIVNGAGQVECTINGIGERAGNTSLEEIVMGLRTRKDFYQADTGIRTEEIAKTSRLVSKITGMVVQPNKAIVGANAFAHTSGIHQDGLLKDKTTYEIMRPESIGLIESKMVMGKLSGRHAFRQRLDDLGYKLSEEELNHAFERFKKLADQKKEIFEEDLEVIVSEELAKMTERIVLKSFHVESGTNLVPTATVELNIDGQVIKESGTGDGPVDAVYRTIAAITKTKSKLLMFGVNAITGGTDAQGEVSVRVEEDGRTVSGHGADTDIIMAAARAYLNALNRLAYMASKQAEGEQKVRLI
- the pssA gene encoding CDP-diacylglycerol--serine O-phosphatidyltransferase → MKGNGLRQSLGKEARKRQAMHLIPNLFTTGNLFCGVYAILSVFNANYMAAAIAILVAMIFDVLDGKSARLTNSTSHFGLEYDSLSDVVSFGVAPGLLIYSWALSGQGMFGVAVMFAYVAMGAVRLARFNSTVALADSKYFTGLAIPAAAGVVASLVILDHHIVRMGTEVKPVLVLVITLALSFLMVSTVKYRSFKDMKFKGRQQITYLVWGILALMMIAAWPEVMLFVVFSGYALMGPTERLFWLMAKAVGKKPLSKSDQPVIEPKS
- a CDS encoding phosphatidylserine decarboxylase family protein, translated to MADRAVGVPFAKEGFPFIGAAAGVTLCAGWMGWTPVAAVAAGLTLFVAWFFRNPARVIPEGPGLIVAPGDGKIIAIEEEFEPRYLKDRSLRVTIFLNVFDVHINRIPCEGVIEDVQYQPGLFLVASKPEATIKNEQNALMIQAASGAKVLCVQVAGLIARRIVCWVSPKDRAKLGERFGLIRFGSRMDTFLPIGTKLRVAVGDRVKGGATILGDLR
- the ilvC gene encoding ketol-acid reductoisomerase, translating into MMKIYYDKDADIQQIRNKKVAVIGYGSQGHAHALNMKESGVNVVIGVREGASWKKAEQSGLKVMPVADAVKASDVVMILAPDEMQAAIYRQDIAPNLKPGSYLAFGHGFNIHFGQIVPPANINVFMVAPKGPGHLVRSEYTKGSGVPCLLAVHQDPSGTTRQVGLAYASAVGGGRAGIIETNFREETETDLFGEQAVLCGGLTSLIQAGYETLTEAGYSPEMAYFECLHEVKLIVDLIYQGGIANMRYSISTTAKYGDITRGPRVVTEQTKQEMKKILGEIQTGQFAKEWVLENQANRPVYNALLAKGEAHPIEAVGAKLRAMMPWLKKDQLVDKTKN
- the ilvN gene encoding acetolactate synthase small subunit, with product MEHIISVTVENKFGVLSRVAGLFSGRGFNIESLSVAPTLDPSMSQMTIVTSGDDRIIEQIVKHLNKLIDVIKVVDLNESEFVSRETALIKVHTKAEDRAEALRIADIFRANVIDSTPATYTIEVTGDPKKIEAIINLLQPLGIKELTRTGRVAVAREPIRASAVQPKKVARE